TAAAGTTAGCGCTGGCGCTCCGCGCTCGCCGTAGGCGATCGCACTACAGGATGACGCAAATAGTCATCCCTACATCTTGTATTTTTGGAAGCTTTTTATGTAAAATTACGGCTACTTTAAGTTTCTTTATCACTCTTATGTACTTAAATTATTGATTCATCTTCTGTTATATTTTTGTACTCCTTATTTGCCTTTTACGGGTTTGTTCGGTTAGGTGCAAGATGTGAGTTGACTGACAGCTTACCAGCTTTAAAGCCATGCTTCTCGTAAAATACGCAAGCTCGTATATTCTGTTGTAATGTTTGAAGCATTAATCCTTGTGGACAAATCTCTTTAGCTTTGTTGAGTAGGGCTGAACCAACACCACAATTTTGATATTCGGGATTCACAAAAATCTGTGATAAATACTGTTCTTGTTTTATCACTACGACAAAGCCTACAATGTGATGTTCAACTTCGGCAACCCAAACTTCTCCTGTGACAGCAAGATCATCACAAAAGCGAGATTTCCATGCAGAATATGGCTGTGGATGTTGAATATTGGGAAATGTCTGGTGCCAAGTTCGATACCAAAGCTGAAGAATGTTTTCTAAATCCTTTGAGTCATAAAGTCGAATTCTCACCATGTTCAGTCAAGATTTTGAAAATAAAACCACAGATGTACACACATAAATTATCTGTGATTATTTGCACCGCAGGTGCAACAACAGCAACATGCCGCTTTCTCCTGGTGCTTATTCGATTTTTTTCCTTTGTTGCGAGCTACTAATTATTTCCATCTGTGACGATAGATGAGCAAAAAAGCAGTTTGAGCGCGATACGCGCGATCGCTATAGCTTGGGCAATTGACTAGCGTTAGTTGAATGACTTTCAAACATCTCTGGTAACTGGACTCCAAGTAGAAGTACTCTTGATGCCATAAACGCTGATGTCGCCAACCACAAAAGATGGTTATTCTCAGCCGACCATGCCCAAAACGCCACTGGTGCAAATCCCAATAAAGCTGCCATTAAGGCGGCGTTACGTAAAGATTGCCCTTTTGTTAATCCTGCAAAATACCCCTCCAGAATCCAAGCAATTGAAAAAAAACTCAAGACGAAGAATAACCAAGGTACATAGTGTTTAATTGGCTCAATCAGTTCAGCGTGATTGGTTAACAACCCAAATACAGTCTCAGGTAACAAAACGCACGCTCCTGAAGTGGTAACTCCCACCAGCAAACTAGTGAACAGCGAAATCTGCAATAAGGGCAGTAACTGATCATCAGCGGATTGACCTTTAAAATTTCCGGTTAAAGTCTCCGTAGTGAATCCTATTCCTTCAATCAAGTATGCGAGCAGAAATACTACCTGTTGGAGCAAGGCATTTTCTGTTAAGACATCTGTTCCGAAAGTGGCACTGAGATTGAAAAAAATTGTCCAAATCGACATATAAACTAAAGATCTAACCAGTAGGTCACTATTGAGGAAAAAAGTAGCTTGAAAAGCCGACGATTCCCAAAACTTCTGGAGTGCTGTTCGCAATTCTTGCCACTCGATAGAGCGAAACGCCAAGAGCATACCTACCAATAACGTCAAATACTCGCTAATCGCATGAGACAGTCCAGCCCCTGTACTTCCCAAATCCCACCGCATAATCGAGAAATAAGTCAGCACAATATTAGCGGCGTTGCCAACAGCGGTCAACAGCAACACTTTGCCATTTTGTTCCCGTCCCAAAAACCAGCCAATGATTACAAAATTGAGCAAAACTGCAGGTGCTCCCCAAATCCGGGCGTTAAAATAATCCAGTCCGATAGACTCAACTTCTGGAGAGCCGTTCAATAAATGAAACCCTACCGCTCCTATAGGGTACTGCAACACAAAGATGAGAACACCCAGCACTAAAGCTATGAAGCCATTTCGCACTCCTGCTAGTAATATCGCCTCTTGGTCGTCCTGTCCGACGGCTTGAGATGTTACTGCGGTAGTTGAGATCCGTAAAAAGAGCAAGTTCTCGTAGATGTAGTTGAAGAGAACTGTAGCCAAACTAACTCCTGCTAAATGACGGATTTCGGTGAGATGACCTAAGAATGCAATACCGATCAAACCTGCCAAAGGCTCTGTGAGATTGGAAAGAACATTGATAACTGTCAGTCTGTAAAAACGACGGAACAGGTCATGGTTCGCTTTTA
This portion of the Brasilonema sennae CENA114 genome encodes:
- a CDS encoding GNAT family N-acetyltransferase, with the protein product MVRIRLYDSKDLENILQLWYRTWHQTFPNIQHPQPYSAWKSRFCDDLAVTGEVWVAEVEHHIVGFVVVIKQEQYLSQIFVNPEYQNCGVGSALLNKAKEICPQGLMLQTLQQNIRACVFYEKHGFKAGKLSVNSHLAPNRTNP
- the gntT gene encoding guanitoxin biosynthesis MATE family efflux transporter GntT, with protein sequence MFDYVKANHDLFRRFYRLTVINVLSNLTEPLAGLIGIAFLGHLTEIRHLAGVSLATVLFNYIYENLLFLRISTTAVTSQAVGQDDQEAILLAGVRNGFIALVLGVLIFVLQYPIGAVGFHLLNGSPEVESIGLDYFNARIWGAPAVLLNFVIIGWFLGREQNGKVLLLTAVGNAANIVLTYFSIMRWDLGSTGAGLSHAISEYLTLLVGMLLAFRSIEWQELRTALQKFWESSAFQATFFLNSDLLVRSLVYMSIWTIFFNLSATFGTDVLTENALLQQVVFLLAYLIEGIGFTTETLTGNFKGQSADDQLLPLLQISLFTSLLVGVTTSGACVLLPETVFGLLTNHAELIEPIKHYVPWLFFVLSFFSIAWILEGYFAGLTKGQSLRNAALMAALLGFAPVAFWAWSAENNHLLWLATSAFMASRVLLLGVQLPEMFESHSTNASQLPKL